A genomic window from Mesorhizobium sp. 131-2-1 includes:
- a CDS encoding DUF1761 domain-containing protein: MDFSAVNWLAVIVAAAVAWLFGAAWYTTLSKPWLKAAKLDPATMKRSALPFIISFVAELIMAFVLSLVVGAMTGGEPSLVAGLIFGFVLWLGFVATTLSVNHRYEGFGWDLTLIDAGHWLGVLLLIGAVIGWFGAPAVAG, encoded by the coding sequence ATGGATTTTTCAGCGGTGAACTGGCTGGCGGTGATCGTTGCCGCCGCGGTGGCGTGGCTGTTCGGCGCCGCCTGGTACACGACGCTCAGCAAGCCGTGGCTCAAGGCGGCCAAGCTTGACCCGGCGACGATGAAACGCTCGGCGTTGCCCTTCATCATCTCCTTCGTCGCCGAACTGATCATGGCGTTCGTGCTGAGCCTGGTCGTGGGCGCGATGACCGGCGGCGAGCCGAGCCTGGTCGCCGGGTTGATCTTCGGCTTCGTGCTCTGGCTGGGGTTCGTCGCCACCACGCTGTCCGTCAACCACCGCTATGAAGGCTTCGGCTGGGACCTGACGCTGATCGATGCCGGCCACTGGCTGGGCGTGCTGCTCCTCATCGGCGCGGTCATCGGCTGGTTCGGCGCGCCGGCGGTCGCCGGCTGA
- a CDS encoding class I SAM-dependent methyltransferase, which produces MERGLPHGRSLAGSVTRLTPKNAKKFILDNTALMAPPHVPEVLLHLADEAHDLWLRTEDELAAIGLPPPFWAFAWAGGQGLARHVLDHPANVRGKSVLDFASGSGLVAIAAAKAGAAAVTAADIDPFCETAIALNLEANQVEAEFLGEDCVGTDGGWDVVLAGDVFYDKPFADRLLPWFAALKARGAEILVGDPGRAYLPKTGLERLAVYQVPVTRALEDAEVKRTTVWRLA; this is translated from the coding sequence GTGGAAAGAGGTCTGCCGCATGGCCGATCTCTCGCCGGTTCCGTGACCAGGCTCACGCCGAAAAACGCGAAGAAATTCATTCTCGACAACACGGCGCTGATGGCGCCGCCGCATGTGCCGGAAGTGCTCTTGCATCTCGCCGACGAGGCGCATGATTTGTGGCTGCGCACCGAGGACGAACTCGCCGCGATCGGCCTGCCGCCGCCCTTCTGGGCCTTCGCCTGGGCCGGCGGCCAGGGCCTTGCCCGCCATGTGCTCGACCATCCGGCGAACGTGCGCGGAAAGAGCGTGCTCGACTTCGCCTCCGGTTCCGGCCTGGTTGCCATCGCGGCGGCGAAGGCCGGCGCCGCAGCGGTGACCGCCGCCGACATCGACCCGTTTTGCGAGACGGCGATCGCGCTTAATCTGGAGGCCAACCAGGTCGAGGCGGAATTCCTCGGCGAGGATTGCGTCGGCACCGACGGGGGCTGGGATGTCGTGCTGGCCGGCGACGTCTTCTATGACAAGCCCTTCGCCGACAGGCTGCTGCCTTGGTTCGCGGCGCTAAAGGCGCGCGGCGCCGAGATCCTCGTCGGCGATCCCGGTCGCGCCTATCTGCCGAAGACGGGCCTGGAGCGGCTTGCCGTCTACCAGGTGCCGGTGACGCGCGCGCTGGAGGATGCCGAGGTCAAGCGCACCACCGTCTGGCGCCTTGCTTGA
- a CDS encoding EVE domain-containing protein: MNYWLFKSEPSVFSFEALKAKGKAGTQWDGVRNYAARNNMKAMQIGDLGFFYHSNEGLNIVGIAEVCALAHPDTTSDDPRWECVDIRAFKDVPTPVTLEQVKANPELAEMALVRLGRLSVQPVTPAEWKEVCRMADLSPVP, encoded by the coding sequence ATGAACTACTGGCTGTTCAAATCCGAACCCTCGGTCTTCTCCTTCGAGGCGCTGAAGGCCAAGGGCAAGGCCGGGACGCAGTGGGACGGCGTGCGCAACTACGCCGCCCGCAACAACATGAAGGCGATGCAGATCGGCGATCTCGGCTTCTTCTACCATTCCAATGAAGGGCTCAACATCGTCGGCATCGCCGAGGTCTGCGCGCTCGCCCATCCCGACACCACCAGCGACGACCCGCGCTGGGAATGTGTCGACATCCGCGCCTTCAAGGATGTGCCGACCCCGGTGACGCTGGAACAGGTCAAGGCCAATCCCGAGCTCGCCGAAATGGCGCTGGTGCGGCTCGGACGGCTTTCCGTGCAGCCGGTGACCCCGGCCGAGTGGAAAGAGGTCTGCCGCATGGCCGATCTCTCGCCGGTTCCGTGA
- a CDS encoding YciI-like protein codes for MLFALICKDKPGSLQVRLDTRPAHIAFLEGLNAEKKLAFAGPFLDADGTPNGSLVVVEAPDLAGAEALSAADPYAKAGLFESVEIRQWNWTFNKPAAS; via the coding sequence ATGCTGTTTGCGTTGATTTGCAAGGACAAGCCGGGCAGCCTGCAGGTGCGCCTCGATACGCGGCCCGCGCATATCGCCTTCCTCGAGGGGCTGAATGCCGAGAAGAAGCTCGCCTTCGCCGGCCCCTTCCTCGACGCCGATGGCACGCCGAACGGCAGCCTGGTCGTCGTCGAGGCGCCGGACCTGGCCGGCGCCGAGGCACTGTCGGCGGCCGACCCCTACGCCAAGGCCGGCCTGTTCGAGAGCGTCGAAATCCGCCAGTGGAACTGGACCTTCAACAAACCGGCGGCTAGTTAA
- a CDS encoding NAD(P)H-dependent glycerol-3-phosphate dehydrogenase, translating into MTEVVTSGGEAPSGWRVAVLGGGAWGTALALAMLRAGHFVRLYARDPETVAAIDRGENPRYLPGIALQAGIVATTDIAAALDGADCVLAVAPAQALRAMLATAKRHVPPGIPLVLCAKGIERDTGALLSAIVEEVLPENPVAALSGPSFATDVARGLPTAVVVAAREAELAADLAARFSAENLRCYSSDDLVGVEIGGALKNVFAIAAGAVTGAKLGASAQAAMVTRGFVELRRIGAAFGARPETLMGLSGLGDLLLTCSSAQSRNFAYGLALGQGKPLSGLPLAEGVPTAAIAARIARERGIDAPIITAVAAILDGAITIREAVTALMTRPLKTETDI; encoded by the coding sequence ATGACTGAGGTGGTCACGAGCGGTGGCGAGGCGCCGAGCGGCTGGCGTGTCGCCGTGCTTGGCGGTGGCGCCTGGGGCACGGCGCTGGCGCTCGCCATGCTGCGCGCCGGCCACTTCGTCCGTCTCTATGCACGCGACCCAGAAACCGTCGCCGCGATCGACCGTGGCGAGAACCCGCGCTACCTGCCGGGCATCGCGCTGCAGGCCGGCATCGTGGCGACGACCGACATCGCCGCGGCGCTCGACGGCGCCGACTGCGTGCTGGCGGTGGCGCCGGCGCAGGCGCTGCGCGCCATGCTGGCGACCGCGAAGCGGCACGTCCCGCCAGGCATCCCGCTGGTTCTCTGCGCCAAGGGCATCGAGCGCGACACCGGCGCGCTGCTGTCGGCGATCGTCGAGGAGGTTTTGCCGGAGAACCCGGTTGCCGCCCTGTCCGGCCCGAGCTTCGCCACCGACGTCGCCCGCGGCCTGCCGACGGCGGTGGTGGTCGCCGCCCGCGAGGCGGAGCTGGCGGCAGACCTTGCCGCCCGCTTCTCGGCCGAGAATCTGCGCTGCTACTCCAGCGACGACCTCGTCGGGGTCGAGATCGGCGGCGCGCTGAAGAATGTCTTTGCCATCGCCGCCGGCGCCGTCACCGGCGCCAAGCTCGGCGCCAGCGCCCAGGCCGCCATGGTGACGCGCGGCTTCGTCGAACTGCGCCGCATCGGCGCCGCCTTCGGCGCCCGGCCGGAGACGCTGATGGGACTGTCCGGCCTCGGCGATTTGCTGCTCACCTGTTCGTCGGCGCAGTCGCGCAATTTCGCCTATGGGCTGGCTCTTGGCCAGGGCAAGCCACTGTCTGGCCTGCCGCTCGCCGAAGGCGTGCCGACGGCGGCGATCGCCGCCCGCATTGCCAGGGAGCGCGGCATCGATGCGCCGATCATCACGGCGGTCGCTGCCATTCTGGACGGCGCGATCACCATCCGCGAGGCGGTGACGGCGTTGATGACCCGACCGCTGAAGACCGAAACCGACATCTGA
- the tsaD gene encoding tRNA (adenosine(37)-N6)-threonylcarbamoyltransferase complex transferase subunit TsaD, with the protein MRVLGIETSCDETAASVVALDGTSAPKILSNIVLSQIEEHAAFGGVVPEIAARAHVEALDGIVEAALADSGVALDEVDAIAATAGPGLVGGLIVGLMTAKAIAAAADKPLIAINHLEGHALTARLTDGLDFPYLLLLVSGGHTQIVAVRGVGDYQRWATTIDDALGEAFDKTAKMLGLPYPGGPNVEKAAMSGDASRFAFPRPMKGSAQPDFSFSGLKTAVRQAATAIAPLSDRDVADICASFQAAVADALGDRVARALARFRHEFPDKAKPALVVAGGVAANRTVKATLEALCAEAGFDFVAPPQELCTDNAAMIAWAGIERLRAGMADENAADFVPRSRWPLDSVSTPMVGSGRRGAKA; encoded by the coding sequence ATCCGCGTTCTGGGCATTGAGACGAGTTGCGACGAGACGGCGGCCAGCGTGGTGGCGCTGGATGGCACCTCCGCGCCAAAAATCCTGTCCAACATCGTGCTCAGCCAGATCGAGGAGCATGCCGCTTTCGGCGGCGTCGTGCCGGAGATCGCCGCGCGCGCCCATGTCGAGGCGCTGGACGGCATCGTCGAGGCGGCCCTTGCCGATTCGGGCGTGGCGCTCGACGAGGTCGACGCGATCGCCGCGACCGCAGGTCCCGGCCTTGTCGGCGGGCTGATCGTCGGACTGATGACGGCGAAGGCGATCGCCGCCGCCGCCGACAAGCCGCTCATCGCCATCAACCATCTCGAAGGCCATGCGCTGACGGCGCGGCTGACCGACGGGCTCGACTTCCCCTACCTGCTGCTGCTGGTTTCCGGTGGCCACACCCAGATCGTCGCCGTGCGCGGCGTCGGCGACTACCAGCGCTGGGCGACCACCATCGACGATGCGCTCGGCGAAGCCTTCGACAAGACGGCCAAGATGCTCGGCCTGCCCTATCCGGGCGGCCCCAATGTCGAGAAGGCGGCAATGTCGGGCGATGCGAGCCGCTTTGCCTTCCCGCGCCCGATGAAAGGTTCGGCGCAGCCCGATTTCTCCTTCTCCGGCCTGAAGACGGCCGTGCGCCAGGCCGCGACCGCCATTGCGCCGTTGAGCGACCGGGATGTCGCCGATATCTGCGCCTCCTTCCAGGCGGCGGTGGCGGATGCTCTGGGCGATCGCGTCGCGCGCGCGCTCGCCCGCTTCCGCCACGAATTCCCCGACAAGGCGAAGCCGGCGCTGGTCGTCGCCGGCGGTGTCGCCGCCAACCGCACGGTCAAGGCGACGCTGGAAGCGCTCTGCGCCGAGGCCGGCTTCGACTTCGTCGCGCCGCCGCAAGAACTCTGCACCGACAATGCGGCGATGATCGCCTGGGCCGGCATCGAGCGGCTGCGCGCCGGAATGGCGGACGAGAACGCCGCCGATTTCGTGCCACGCTCGCGCTGGCCGCTCGACAGCGTCTCCACCCCGATGGTCGGTTCCGGCCGGCGCGGTGCCAAGGCATGA
- the hemC gene encoding hydroxymethylbilane synthase: MQTTLKIGTRGSPLALAQAHETRARLMAAHGLPEQAFEIAVISTSGDRIQDRPLSEAGGKGLFTKEIEEAMLARRIDIAVHSSKDMPTVLPDGLELSAFLLREDARDAFIGKAARSIAELPRGARVGSSSLRRQALIRRMRPDLDVVMFRGNVQTRLRKLDEGVADGTILAYAGLKRLGLEQVVTDLMPLEKFPPAPGQGAICIESRIGDADVERMLAAIHDAPTGQALACERAFLAALDGSCRTPIAGHATISGDKLSFAGLIISPDGTQSHEVRLDGPASDAARIGAEAARAVRAKAGETFFDGWA, encoded by the coding sequence ATGCAAACAACCTTGAAAATCGGAACACGCGGCAGCCCGTTGGCGCTAGCCCAGGCGCATGAGACGCGCGCGCGGCTGATGGCGGCGCATGGCCTGCCGGAGCAGGCGTTCGAGATTGCCGTCATCTCGACCAGCGGCGACCGCATCCAGGACCGTCCGTTGTCCGAGGCCGGCGGCAAGGGCCTGTTCACCAAGGAGATCGAGGAGGCGATGCTGGCGCGCCGCATCGACATTGCCGTGCATTCCTCGAAGGACATGCCGACGGTTTTGCCCGATGGGCTCGAACTCTCCGCCTTCCTGCTGCGTGAGGATGCGCGCGACGCCTTCATCGGCAAGGCGGCGAGAAGCATCGCCGAATTGCCCCGGGGCGCCAGGGTCGGCTCGTCGTCGCTACGGCGCCAGGCGCTGATCAGGCGGATGCGGCCGGATCTCGACGTGGTGATGTTCCGCGGCAATGTGCAGACCAGGCTGCGCAAGCTGGACGAGGGCGTCGCCGACGGCACCATCCTTGCCTATGCCGGGCTGAAGCGGCTCGGACTGGAGCAAGTCGTCACCGACCTGATGCCGCTTGAAAAATTTCCGCCGGCGCCGGGGCAGGGCGCGATCTGCATCGAAAGCCGCATCGGCGATGCCGATGTCGAAAGGATGCTGGCGGCGATCCATGACGCGCCGACCGGCCAGGCGCTGGCCTGCGAGCGCGCCTTCCTTGCGGCGCTCGACGGTTCCTGCCGCACGCCGATCGCCGGCCATGCGACGATTTCGGGCGACAAGCTCTCCTTCGCCGGGCTGATCATCTCGCCCGATGGCACGCAGTCGCATGAAGTCAGGCTGGATGGGCCGGCCAGCGATGCCGCCCGGATCGGCGCGGAAGCCGCCAGGGCGGTGCGGGCCAAGGCCGGCGAAACCTTCTTCGACGGCTGGGCCTGA
- a CDS encoding uroporphyrinogen-III synthase encodes MLRVLVTRPEPGASRTMRRLEEMGFRPILLPLTETVALPADAEAVPSDATAVAVTSANAVRHASRDLIAALAALPCHAVGKRTAEAARKAGFSSVREGPGDAVALADVVIEGASAETLVYLCGRVRFPSFEQRLSAGGIPIRAIETYDTIAQGYSDSDLVARLSGGAIEAVLLYSAKAAAAMQALIRRPALGDVFEKTRFFVLSGRIAAALDGVAPERVRVAGEPQEDALLALLQTVP; translated from the coding sequence ATGCTCCGCGTTCTGGTGACGCGGCCGGAACCGGGCGCCTCGCGCACCATGCGGCGGCTCGAGGAGATGGGTTTTAGGCCCATCCTGTTGCCGCTGACCGAGACCGTGGCGCTGCCGGCCGATGCGGAAGCGGTTCCCTCGGATGCGACAGCGGTCGCCGTCACCAGCGCCAATGCGGTGCGCCATGCCTCGCGGGACCTTATCGCCGCGCTCGCCGCTCTGCCTTGCCATGCGGTCGGCAAAAGGACGGCGGAAGCGGCGCGCAAGGCAGGGTTTTCATCGGTCAGAGAAGGCCCGGGCGATGCGGTGGCGCTGGCCGATGTTGTCATTGAAGGGGCTTCGGCAGAGACGCTGGTCTATCTTTGCGGCCGTGTGCGCTTTCCTTCCTTCGAGCAGCGCCTTTCGGCCGGCGGCATCCCGATCCGTGCCATCGAGACCTACGACACGATTGCGCAGGGCTATTCCGACTCGGATCTGGTCGCACGTCTATCAGGCGGGGCAATCGAGGCCGTCCTGCTTTACTCGGCCAAGGCGGCCGCGGCGATGCAGGCCCTGATCCGGCGGCCGGCGCTCGGCGATGTTTTTGAAAAGACCAGATTTTTCGTGCTGTCTGGACGTATCGCCGCGGCCCTCGACGGCGTCGCCCCCGAGAGGGTTCGCGTCGCCGGAGAGCCACAGGAAGACGCGCTGCTCGCGCTATTGCAGACCGTGCCCTAG
- a CDS encoding COG4223 family protein: MVKTPKMRHSKSRREPVTIELEPGAVSRIVEEDAAKTAEAKAEEAASAAQPESPEEPVHADQVDHEPWEHSDAVAQAGTEDASAKGADEAERPYPAGSGAPPNQTHASDYNFEDASSKAAAADAAPKTTRVREDYMAPQPKRGGLNGIAAGVIGGVMALAAAGGLQFAGLLGAPGSGGGSLDGVNSEIAALKSEIAGLKQAGGNGDASAKVDGLSSTLDQVKSDVAALKSAVEQGGAGDAAGVAALGDKLKQVEAAIADLQKAGSAAPVDLGPLNEKLAGLDALVKSAGEAAKAQDGRLATLEQSVSQLSGKVEAQASQPKIALAIAASALKSALDRGAPFAAELETFAAISPDAPEIATLRAYAEKGVSTRTDIAAEVDAAANAMVAAATPVDENAGFLQNLMSSAESLVKVRPIGAVEGKGAPETVARMEVAVNRGDYAKALSEYDTLPEAAKAAGADFAGKLKARLEVEKLIDSLIAGAMKA, from the coding sequence ATGGTCAAGACGCCGAAGATGCGACATTCGAAAAGCCGCCGCGAGCCGGTGACGATCGAACTCGAACCCGGCGCCGTCTCGCGCATCGTCGAGGAGGATGCGGCGAAGACCGCCGAGGCCAAGGCAGAGGAAGCCGCGAGCGCTGCGCAGCCCGAGTCTCCCGAGGAGCCGGTGCATGCCGACCAGGTCGATCATGAGCCGTGGGAGCATAGCGACGCCGTGGCACAGGCCGGAACGGAAGATGCCAGCGCCAAAGGCGCGGACGAGGCGGAGCGCCCCTATCCGGCAGGTTCCGGCGCGCCGCCGAATCAGACGCACGCTTCCGACTACAATTTCGAGGATGCTTCCTCCAAGGCGGCGGCTGCCGACGCGGCGCCGAAAACAACACGCGTGAGGGAAGACTATATGGCGCCGCAGCCGAAACGCGGCGGCCTTAACGGCATTGCCGCCGGGGTCATCGGCGGCGTCATGGCGCTGGCCGCCGCCGGCGGGCTGCAGTTCGCCGGCCTGCTCGGCGCGCCCGGATCGGGCGGCGGCTCGCTCGACGGTGTCAACAGTGAGATCGCTGCGCTGAAGAGCGAGATCGCGGGCCTGAAGCAAGCAGGCGGCAATGGCGATGCCTCGGCCAAGGTCGACGGGCTGTCGTCGACGCTGGACCAGGTCAAGTCGGACGTCGCGGCGTTGAAATCGGCGGTCGAACAAGGCGGCGCCGGCGATGCCGCAGGAGTTGCGGCGCTGGGCGACAAGCTCAAGCAGGTCGAGGCGGCGATTGCCGACCTGCAGAAGGCCGGCAGTGCCGCGCCGGTCGATCTCGGGCCGCTCAATGAGAAGCTGGCCGGGCTCGATGCGCTGGTGAAGTCGGCCGGCGAGGCGGCGAAGGCGCAGGATGGCCGGCTGGCCACGCTGGAGCAGTCGGTGTCGCAGCTCTCCGGCAAGGTCGAGGCGCAGGCCTCGCAGCCGAAGATCGCGCTCGCCATCGCGGCGTCGGCACTGAAGTCGGCGCTCGACCGCGGCGCACCGTTCGCCGCCGAGCTCGAGACCTTCGCGGCGATTTCGCCCGATGCGCCGGAGATCGCGACGCTGCGCGCCTATGCCGAGAAGGGTGTCTCGACCCGGACGGACATCGCCGCCGAGGTTGATGCCGCCGCCAACGCCATGGTCGCCGCCGCGACGCCCGTCGACGAGAATGCAGGCTTCCTGCAGAACCTGATGTCGAGCGCCGAATCGCTGGTCAAGGTCCGGCCGATCGGCGCCGTCGAGGGCAAGGGCGCACCGGAAACCGTGGCGCGCATGGAGGTGGCGGTCAACCGGGGCGACTATGCCAAGGCGCTCAGCGAATACGACACGCTGCCGGAAGCGGCGAAGGCCGCCGGCGCGGATTTTGCCGGCAAACTGAAGGCGCGGCTGGAGGTCGAAAAGCTGATCGATTCGCTGATTGCCGGCGCAATGAAGGCGTGA
- a CDS encoding heme biosynthesis protein HemY, protein MIRILIFLAVVFALGLGFAWLADRPGDMVITFNGYQYQVSLMVAAVAVVAVVAAVMILWWLVKSLWNSPYTISRYFRVRRRDRGYQALSTGMIAAGAGDGVLARKKTKEAAKLIRSDQEPLIHLLEAQASLLEGDHEGAREKFEAMLDDPEMRLLGLRGLYLEAERLGDRNAARHYAGRAAAVAPQLAWAAESTLEELTGRGDWDGALKLVEAQKSTRQIERDAANRRRAVLLTAKAEALLDTDANAARTAALEANKLVPEFVPAAVAAAKLLFRQNDVRKGSKILETAWRAEPHPEIAELYTHARPGDAVGDRLNRAKKLQDLKKNHAESSMAVARAALDAQDFATARREADAAIRMDRREGAYLLLADIEEAETGDQGKVRQLLSKAVRAPRDPAWVADGVISEHWVPVSPVTGKLDAFEWRAPMERLGHLIDSHEEAAETVVPAITVSSAPAKEKTIDAVSADGSATPAASDADQVKPVTAAAFAAVPADAEAVEPAEELARLPDDPGVDPDDEAEKAPRRFRLF, encoded by the coding sequence ATGATCCGCATCCTCATCTTCCTAGCCGTCGTCTTCGCGCTTGGGCTCGGTTTCGCCTGGCTGGCCGATCGTCCCGGCGACATGGTCATCACCTTCAACGGCTATCAGTATCAGGTCAGCCTGATGGTGGCGGCGGTGGCGGTGGTCGCGGTCGTCGCCGCGGTGATGATCCTGTGGTGGCTGGTGAAGTCGTTGTGGAACAGCCCCTACACCATTTCGCGCTATTTCCGCGTGCGCCGTCGCGACCGCGGTTACCAGGCGCTGTCGACTGGCATGATCGCGGCCGGCGCCGGCGATGGCGTGCTGGCGCGCAAGAAGACCAAGGAAGCGGCGAAGCTGATCCGCTCCGACCAGGAACCGCTGATCCATCTTTTGGAGGCGCAGGCCTCGCTGCTCGAAGGCGACCATGAAGGCGCGCGCGAGAAGTTCGAGGCGATGCTCGACGATCCCGAGATGCGGCTGCTCGGCCTGCGCGGGCTCTATCTGGAGGCCGAGCGCCTCGGCGACCGCAACGCCGCCAGGCACTATGCCGGGCGCGCCGCGGCCGTGGCGCCGCAGCTTGCCTGGGCCGCCGAATCGACGCTCGAGGAACTGACCGGGCGCGGCGACTGGGATGGCGCGCTGAAGCTGGTCGAGGCGCAGAAGTCGACACGGCAGATCGAACGCGACGCCGCCAACCGGCGCCGGGCCGTGCTGCTCACCGCCAAGGCTGAGGCGCTGCTCGACACCGACGCCAACGCGGCAAGGACCGCTGCGCTCGAAGCCAACAAGCTGGTGCCCGAATTCGTGCCGGCGGCAGTCGCGGCCGCGAAGCTGCTGTTCCGTCAGAACGATGTGCGCAAGGGTTCCAAGATCCTCGAAACAGCGTGGCGGGCCGAGCCGCATCCGGAAATCGCCGAGCTCTACACCCATGCCCGTCCGGGCGACGCCGTGGGCGACCGGCTGAACCGGGCGAAGAAGCTGCAGGACCTGAAGAAGAACCATGCGGAGTCCTCGATGGCGGTGGCGCGCGCTGCGCTCGACGCGCAGGATTTCGCCACCGCCCGGCGCGAGGCGGATGCGGCCATCCGCATGGACCGGCGCGAAGGCGCCTATCTGCTTTTGGCCGATATCGAGGAGGCCGAGACCGGCGACCAGGGCAAGGTCAGGCAGTTGCTGTCCAAGGCGGTCAGGGCGCCGCGCGATCCGGCCTGGGTCGCCGACGGCGTCATCTCCGAACACTGGGTGCCGGTGTCGCCGGTCACCGGCAAGCTCGACGCGTTCGAATGGCGGGCGCCGATGGAGCGTCTCGGCCATCTCATCGACAGCCATGAGGAGGCTGCGGAGACCGTCGTGCCGGCGATCACCGTGTCTTCCGCGCCGGCGAAGGAAAAGACCATTGACGCCGTTTCGGCGGATGGGTCGGCCACGCCCGCGGCGTCCGATGCGGATCAAGTGAAGCCGGTCACCGCTGCCGCCTTTGCCGCCGTTCCCGCCGACGCCGAAGCGGTCGAGCCGGCGGAGGAGCTGGCACGGCTGCCCGACGACCCCGGCGTCGACCCGGACGACGAGGCGGAAAAAGCGCCGCGTCGGTTTCGTTTGTTTTGA
- a CDS encoding tellurite resistance TerB family protein: MFERVLSFLRDLPGGAAARANADDPRVAASALLYHVMNADGVRQDVEWERFKAVLAQTYSIGGEELDALAAAGERADNEAIDLYAFTSVLKRHLDAEARKAFVGLMWEIVYADGELHELEDNTVWRVAELIGVERRDRVEARQKAAARAPGARGTSSDE; the protein is encoded by the coding sequence ATGTTCGAACGCGTCTTGTCCTTCTTAAGGGATCTACCGGGCGGAGCCGCCGCGCGCGCCAACGCGGACGATCCGCGCGTCGCCGCGTCGGCGCTGCTCTATCACGTGATGAACGCCGACGGCGTGCGCCAGGATGTCGAGTGGGAACGGTTCAAGGCGGTGCTGGCGCAGACTTATTCGATTGGCGGCGAGGAGCTCGACGCGCTGGCCGCGGCCGGCGAGCGCGCCGACAATGAGGCGATCGACCTCTATGCCTTCACCAGCGTGTTGAAGCGCCATCTCGACGCCGAGGCGCGCAAGGCCTTCGTCGGCCTGATGTGGGAGATCGTCTATGCCGACGGCGAATTGCACGAACTGGAGGACAACACCGTGTGGCGCGTCGCCGAGCTGATCGGCGTCGAACGCCGCGACCGCGTCGAGGCGCGCCAGAAGGCGGCAGCCCGGGCGCCAGGCGCCCGCGGAACCTCAAGTGATGAATAG
- a CDS encoding glutamine amidotransferase, with the protein MPPRPRSKPKILIVLHQESSSPGRVGHMLLEEGFDLDIRRPPLGDELPGTLGGHAGAVVFGGPMSANDEDEFVRRETNWLNIPLRENRPLLGICLGAQMLVNHLGGRVEGHGEGLVEIGWYPLKATEAGKKLMHWPEMVYQFHREGFSLPKDATLLATAETYPNQAFRYGDNAWGIQFHGELTRAMMQRWVVRGAHRFELPGAQPGRDHLGGRLIWDMHLKRWLGEFLGRIFGKPTEG; encoded by the coding sequence ATGCCTCCCAGACCGCGTTCGAAACCAAAGATCCTGATCGTGTTGCATCAGGAGAGTTCGAGCCCCGGCCGCGTCGGCCACATGCTTCTGGAAGAAGGCTTCGATCTCGACATCCGCCGGCCACCGCTCGGCGACGAACTGCCGGGCACGCTGGGCGGCCATGCCGGGGCCGTGGTGTTCGGCGGGCCGATGAGCGCCAATGACGAGGACGAGTTCGTCCGCCGCGAGACCAACTGGCTCAACATTCCGCTGAGGGAGAACCGGCCGTTGCTCGGCATCTGCCTCGGCGCGCAGATGCTGGTCAACCATCTCGGTGGCAGGGTCGAGGGTCACGGCGAGGGGTTGGTCGAGATCGGCTGGTATCCGCTGAAGGCGACCGAAGCCGGCAAGAAGCTGATGCACTGGCCGGAGATGGTCTACCAGTTCCATCGCGAGGGCTTTTCGCTGCCCAAGGATGCGACGCTTTTGGCAACGGCTGAGACCTATCCCAACCAGGCCTTCCGCTATGGCGACAACGCCTGGGGCATCCAGTTCCACGGCGAACTGACACGGGCGATGATGCAGCGCTGGGTGGTGCGCGGCGCGCATCGTTTCGAACTGCCCGGCGCGCAGCCTGGCCGCGACCATCTCGGCGGCCGGCTGATCTGGGACATGCACCTGAAGCGCTGGCTCGGCGAATTCTTGGGGCGGATCTTCGGTAAGCCGACTGAGGGATAG